The Prevotella melaninogenica ATCC 25845 genome includes a window with the following:
- a CDS encoding inositol-3-phosphate synthase translates to MKQTNVKPAEGRLGIMVVGCGAVATTFMTGVLMTRKGLTKPIGSMTQYDKIRVGRGADKKYLHYKDIVPLANLNDIVFGTWDVYPQNAYQAAVYAEVLKAKDIEPVREELMAIKPLKAAFDRNYAKRLDGYNVKDCKTRWDMVLELQKDIQNFKKEHGCERVVVIWAASTEIYVPYDEAYHKTLEQLESAMKSDDREHIAPSMCYAYAALTEGCPFIMGAPNTTVDIPAMWELAEKTRMPIAGKDFKTGQTLVKSGFAPIIKTRNLGLAGWFSTNILGNRDGLVLDEPANFHTKEVSKLSTLETICRADEQPDLYGNIYHKVRINYYPPRNDDKEGWDNIDIFGWMGYPMQIKINFLCRDSILAAPLLLDLTLLSDLAARAGRYGIQRFLSIFLKSPMHDFTRGEEAVNNLFEQYTMLKNAIREMGGYEADEEID, encoded by the coding sequence ATGAAGCAAACAAATGTAAAGCCTGCAGAAGGCAGATTAGGAATAATGGTCGTTGGTTGCGGCGCTGTTGCTACGACCTTTATGACTGGAGTGTTAATGACACGCAAGGGTCTTACGAAGCCCATTGGCTCAATGACTCAATATGATAAGATTCGTGTTGGGCGCGGAGCAGATAAGAAATATCTTCATTACAAAGATATTGTACCATTGGCAAACTTAAATGATATCGTCTTTGGTACATGGGATGTGTACCCTCAGAATGCTTATCAGGCTGCAGTATATGCTGAAGTGTTGAAGGCAAAGGATATCGAACCAGTACGCGAAGAACTGATGGCTATCAAGCCTTTGAAGGCAGCTTTCGACCGAAACTATGCTAAGCGACTTGATGGATACAATGTTAAAGACTGCAAGACACGCTGGGATATGGTGCTGGAATTGCAGAAAGATATTCAGAACTTTAAGAAAGAGCATGGCTGCGAGCGTGTAGTTGTCATCTGGGCAGCTTCTACCGAGATTTATGTACCATACGACGAGGCATATCATAAGACGCTTGAGCAATTGGAATCAGCTATGAAGTCGGATGACAGAGAGCATATTGCTCCGTCTATGTGTTATGCTTATGCGGCTTTGACGGAAGGTTGTCCGTTTATCATGGGTGCCCCTAATACAACGGTTGACATACCTGCTATGTGGGAATTGGCTGAGAAGACACGTATGCCTATTGCTGGTAAGGACTTTAAGACTGGTCAGACATTGGTTAAGTCGGGCTTTGCTCCTATCATTAAGACACGTAACCTTGGTCTTGCTGGTTGGTTCTCAACGAACATCTTGGGTAATCGTGATGGCTTAGTTCTTGATGAACCAGCTAACTTCCATACAAAGGAAGTAAGTAAGTTGTCGACACTTGAGACCATTTGTAGAGCAGATGAGCAGCCCGATCTTTATGGTAATATCTATCACAAAGTGCGTATCAACTATTATCCACCTCGTAATGATGATAAGGAAGGATGGGATAATATAGATATCTTTGGTTGGATGGGTTACCCAATGCAGATAAAGATTAATTTCCTTTGTCGTGATTCCATCCTTGCTGCACCATTGCTTCTTGACCTTACGTTGCTCTCTGATCTTGCTGCAAGGGCTGGTCGTTATGGTATTCAGCGTTTCTTGAGTATCTTCCTCAAGAGTCCAATGCACGATTTCACTCGTGGTGAGGAAGCTGTCAATAATCTCTTTGAACAGTATACAATGCTGAAGAATGCCATTCGAGAAATGGGTGGATATGAAGCTGATGAGGAGATTGATTAG
- a CDS encoding HAD family hydrolase, whose product MNKELNDISLRTKRTHATQCDEEGGLTLLFDFGGTLDTAGCHWGKFLWYAYKRNGIPVTEEQFREAYVHAERTLGKQPIIQSHDTFLSMLTSKLKLEFEYLVDCGWLVADKVEAERMQRILLNDIYDKVKANIAESRKVLSDLKKHYRIGLVTNFYGNMSVVLEEFGLSSYFETITESAVVGVRKPDSQIFNIAVKSMEVRPENVVVIGDSYTKDILPAHELGCHTVWLKGEGWTSEEPTTCVADYNINNLVELQPILRQYTPL is encoded by the coding sequence ATGAACAAAGAGTTAAACGATATATCATTAAGAACAAAGAGAACACACGCTACTCAATGTGATGAGGAGGGAGGGTTAACTCTCCTCTTTGACTTTGGTGGTACGCTTGATACAGCAGGTTGTCACTGGGGAAAGTTCCTTTGGTATGCATACAAAAGAAACGGAATTCCAGTGACAGAAGAGCAGTTTCGTGAAGCCTATGTACATGCAGAACGTACCTTAGGAAAGCAGCCTATTATACAGTCACACGACACATTTCTTTCGATGTTAACGTCTAAATTGAAATTAGAGTTTGAGTACTTGGTAGACTGTGGCTGGTTAGTGGCAGATAAAGTTGAGGCTGAACGGATGCAAAGAATTCTGTTGAATGATATTTATGACAAGGTAAAAGCCAATATAGCAGAGAGTAGAAAAGTGCTGTCGGACTTAAAGAAGCATTATAGAATAGGCTTGGTAACAAACTTCTATGGCAACATGTCGGTTGTGCTTGAGGAGTTTGGCTTATCTTCTTATTTTGAAACCATAACGGAAAGTGCTGTTGTTGGTGTTCGAAAACCTGATTCACAGATATTTAATATAGCTGTGAAATCTATGGAAGTGAGACCTGAAAACGTTGTTGTGATTGGCGATAGCTATACCAAAGACATACTTCCTGCACATGAACTTGGTTGTCATACCGTATGGTTAAAAGGCGAAGGGTGGACGTCTGAAGAGCCAACAACGTGTGTAGCAGATTATAATATTAATAATTTAGTTGAACTACAACCTATATTAAGACAATATACGCCACTATAA
- a CDS encoding CDP-alcohol phosphatidyltransferase family protein, whose product MIKEQQNNRVSAQQKGDNSHSTIQSSSPYLGEGQESKMGFLSLLRASFKSMDTEEWLDIYFTRPIGLAFALFWHRLGVTPNTITILSIFLGIGAGVMFFFTDTLHNIIGIVLLMLANFCDSTDGQLARLTRQQSMKGRCLDGFAGDVWFFSIYLAIVLRIWYQPIPGTSEVWGLWGLALAAIASLLCHSPQSSLSDYYRQIHLYFLKGKEGSELDSYEREHAIVESLKGKKGVFWDRAFHSNYQRYCKSQERRTPAFQKFHAALIEKYGSIDKVPQELKDRFLVGSRPLMPFTNFLSFNSRAILIYVTCLMNCPWIYFVFEVSLYNFLYIYMHKRHEDLCKSLMPKE is encoded by the coding sequence ATGATAAAAGAACAACAAAATAACAGAGTATCTGCTCAGCAAAAAGGAGACAATTCTCATTCAACCATACAGAGTTCTTCTCCCTATTTGGGCGAAGGGCAAGAAAGTAAGATGGGATTTCTCAGTCTACTTCGTGCCTCTTTCAAGTCTATGGACACGGAAGAATGGCTTGATATTTATTTTACTCGTCCCATAGGTTTGGCATTTGCCCTGTTCTGGCATCGCTTGGGTGTTACACCTAATACTATCACCATCCTTTCTATCTTCCTTGGAATTGGTGCGGGTGTAATGTTTTTCTTTACCGATACCTTGCATAATATCATCGGAATTGTCCTCTTGATGTTGGCAAACTTTTGTGATTCAACAGACGGACAGCTGGCAAGGCTTACTCGTCAACAGTCTATGAAGGGTCGCTGTTTAGATGGATTTGCAGGTGATGTGTGGTTTTTCTCAATCTATCTTGCTATTGTCTTACGAATCTGGTATCAGCCAATACCCGGCACATCAGAGGTGTGGGGCTTATGGGGATTAGCCTTGGCAGCCATTGCAAGTTTGTTATGTCACTCCCCACAAAGTTCATTGAGCGACTATTATCGACAGATTCATCTTTATTTCTTGAAAGGTAAAGAAGGGTCAGAACTTGACTCGTACGAACGTGAACATGCTATTGTTGAAAGCTTGAAAGGAAAGAAGGGAGTCTTTTGGGACCGTGCTTTTCATAGTAATTATCAACGTTATTGTAAGAGTCAGGAGCGTAGAACTCCTGCTTTTCAGAAGTTTCATGCGGCATTGATAGAGAAGTACGGAAGTATAGATAAGGTACCACAGGAACTCAAAGACCGCTTTTTGGTAGGTAGTAGACCGCTGATGCCGTTTACAAACTTCCTATCGTTTAATAGTCGTGCTATCCTTATCTACGTCACTTGCTTGATGAATTGTCCGTGGATATACTTTGTGTTTGAGGTTAGTTTATATAATTTTCTGTACATCTATATGCACAAACGGCACGAAGATTTATGTAAAAGTCTCATGCCAAAGGAGTAA